Within Cnuibacter physcomitrellae, the genomic segment CACCTTGTTGATGACGAACACCTGCTTGTTCGTCTCGATCGCGGCCTTCGACGCCTCGTCGAGGTCGAAGTCCTCGTCGTAGACGACCATATCGACGTCGGGCACCTCGCCGAGCTCGCGCAGTTCGAGCGGGGTGAACTTCACCTGCGCGGGACCCCGGCGACCGAACACGTGCACGTCGGTGACCGGCGAGGCCTTCAGGATCTCGTAGACGTTCGCCGGGATCTCGGTGGGCAGCAGGTCGTCGGCGTGCTTGGCCAGGATGCGGGAGACGTCGAGCGCGACGTTGCCGTTGCCGATCACCGCGACGGACTCGGCCTCGAGCGGCCAGGTGCGCGGCACATCAGGATGACCGTCGAACCAGCTCACGAAGTCGGCGGCGCCGTAGGAGCCGGCGAGGTCGATGCCGGGGATCTCGAGGTCGGCGTCGCGGATGGCGCCGGTGGCGAAGATGACGGCGTTGTAGTGCTTCTTGAGGTCGTCGAGCGTGATGTCGACGCCGTAGCGCACGTTGCCGAAGAAGCGGATGACGCCGGAGTCGAGCACCTCGCGGAGGGCGGTGATGATGCCCTTGATGCGCGGGTGGTCGGGCGCGACGCCGTATCGCACGAGGCCGTACGGCGCGGGGAGCTGCTCGAACAGGTCGATCGAGATGTCGAAGTGGCGCTCGGCCTTCTGGAGCAGGTCGGCGGCGTAGATGCCCGCGGGGCCGGCGCCCACGATGGCCAGACGGAGCTTGGTCATGGCTGTTCCTTGTTCGGTCGGGTCGGTCGGAGAGGATGTCCGCTCGCCTGGCCTGGGCCGGCATGCGGACATCCGGGATTCAGGAGGTGCGCTCCACCACGGTGTCGGCGAAGCGGATGAGGGTCTTCTTCACCGTGCCGTCAGGCAGCGGCGCGAGAGCGGCGGTCGCCTCGGCGGCCCACCGGCGCGCCTCGGCCACGGTGCGCTGCGTGACCTCGTGCTCACGCAGCGCGGTGATCGCCGCATCCGCGGTCGCGGCGTCGGCGGACTCGAGGGCCTCCGGCGTCAGCCTCTCGAGGAGGGCGGCCGCCTCGGCGTCGGTGACCGCGGCCTCGCGCAGGTAGAGCACGGGAAGGGTCGCGACACCGGCACGGATGTCGGTCCCGGCGAGCTTGCCCGTCTCCTCGGAGTGGGGCGAGAGGTCGAGCACGTCATCGACGAGCTGGAAGGCGACGCCGACCTTCTCGCCGAACACGCGCACCGGCTCCTCGTACGCCGAGGGCGCGTTGGAGAAGATGAGGCCGAGCTGACCGGCCGCGGCGATGAGCGAGCCCGTCTTGTCGGAGAGCACCTGGATGTAGTGCTCGATCGGATCGATGTCGGGACCGGGACCGATGGTCTCGTTGAGCTGACCGAGGCAGAGCCGTTCGAACGTGTCGGCCTGCAGCCGGATGGCGCGCTCGCCGAGCTGCGCGAGCAGCTGCGAGGCGCGGGCGAAGAGGAGGTCGCCGGTGAGGATCGCGACGGAGTTGCCCCAGACGTTCTGCGCCGACGGCACACCTCGGCGCTGGTCGGCGTCGTCCATGACGTCGTCGTGGTACAGCGAGGCGAGGTGGGTGAGCTCGATGGACGCCGCCGCGGTCTGCACGTCGGGGGTGATCCCGTCGCCCAGCTGGGCGACGAGGAACGCCAGCACCGGGCGGACGCGCTTGCCGCCCGCCTCGAGCAGGTAGCGGGCCACCACGTCGACCAGGCCCGCGGCGAAGCGGGACTCGACGGAGAGGCGCTCTTCCAGCGCGTCGATCGCGTCCTCGATGAGGGCTGCGGTACGGCGGTCCTCACCGGTGGAGAAGAGGCGATCGGCCAGCGACAGCGACGCAGAGCGGCGGCCGACCGCCCTCTTGAGGCTGGAAGTCACGGTGTCGAGCCTACTTCGTCGTCGCGGAGAGCGGCGTCGAGGCCGGCACCAGGGGCTTGACGCCACGGTGCAGGGCCACGATGCCGGCCGTGAGGTTGCGGTACGCGACGTCTGTGTAGCCGGCCGACCGCATCCACGACGCGAGGGTGGGCTGGTCGGGCCAGGCCTCGATCGAGTCGCCGAGGTAGTCGTACGCCGCGTCGTTCGACGAGGCGAGCTTCGCCAGCGCCGGCATCACGCGCTTGAGATAGAAGGAGTAGCCGCCGCGCACCAGACCGAGCGGCGGGGTGCTGAACTCGCAGATCACGAGTCGACCGCCGGGCTTGGTGACACGGAAGAACTCGCCGAGCGCGACCCGAGGGTCGGAGACGTTGCGGAGCCCGAACGAGATGGTGACGGCGTCGAACTCGTCGTCGCCGAACGGCAGCGCCATGGCGTCGGCGACCACGAACTCGATCCCCGGGTTGTCGGCCTGACGGCTGCGGCCCACCTCGATCATGCCCGGCGAGAAGTCGGCCGCCACGACATGGGCGCCGCTCGCCGCGATCGACGCGCTCGAGGTGCCCGTTCCGGCGGCGATGTCGAGGATGCGCTCCCCGGGCCTCGGTGCGATGGCTCGCGTGGTGGCGATCCGCCACAGCGTCGCGTTGCCCACCGAGAGGACGGTGTTGGTGCGGTCGTACTTGGCAGCGACCTTGTCGAACATGGCAGACACCTGCTCGGGGCGCTTGGTGAGGTCTGCCTTCGTCACACCTCCAGTCTAGGAGGATCCGCCTGGGAGCCGGGCCCCTGCGGGGAAGGCGTAGGCTGTGCCGGTGCCTGCAACGCCCTCTCCCGTGACGCAGCTGCGCGTCGAGACCACCCGGGTCGACGACCCGAAGTACCTCCTCAAGTTCACCGACGAGTCCTCGCCGTTGATCTGGGTGCGCAAGGCCCACGGGATGGCGGGCATCGGCGAGGCCGTGCGGTTGACCTTCTCCGGGCCCGATCGGATGTCCGAGGCCTGCGAGGCCTGGCGGGCGATCGTGTCCGCGGCGACCGTCTCCGACCCCGTCCAGGCGCCGGGCTCGGGACTGATCGCGTTCGGCACGTTCGCCTTCGACGACTCGTCGACCGCCGAGAGCGTGCTCATCGTGCCCCGCACCATCGTCGGACGCCGCGGCGACGTGTCCTGGGTGACGCGCATCCGGGTCGAGGGCGACGCGACGCCCGCACCGGAGCCCGAGCTGCGGCGCCTCGGCGAGGAGTACCGCCTGACCCTGCTCCCCGGCGAGGTCTCGCCCGACGACTACCGTGCGATGGTCGAGGCCGCCGTCGGCCGCATCGCCGCCGGCGAGCTCAGCAAGGTCGTGCTGGCGCGCGACCTCCGCGGGCACCTGCCCGCCGGGTCGGACCTGCGGCGCGTGCTGTACGACCTCGCCCTCGGCTACCCCGACTGCTGGACGTACGCCATCGACGGGTTCCTCGGCTCGAGCCCCGAGACGCTCGTCCGGGTCGACCACGGCACGGTGAGCGCGCGCGTGCTCGCGGGCACCACGGCCCGGGGTGCGGATGCGGTGAGCGATCAGGAGCGCGCGGTCGCCCTGGCGACCAGCGCCAAGGATCTCGACGAGCACGGCTTCGCGGTGCGCAGCGTCCTCACCGCCCTCGAGCCGCACAGTCGCGGCCTGGCCACCAGCGAGGTCCCCTTCACCCTCAAGCTGCCGAACCTGTGGCACCTCGCGAGCGACGTGATCGGCACCCTGAGCGACGGGTCCACCTCGCTCGACCTCATCGCGGCCCTGCACCCGACGGCCGCCGTGGCCGGCACCCCGACCGCCGACGCGCTCGCCCTCATCCGCGAGCTGGAGCCCTTCGACCGCGGCCGCTACGCCGGGCCGGTGGGCTGGGTCGGCGCCGACGGCGACGGCGAATGGGCCGTCGCGCTGCGCAGCGCCCAGGTGGATGCGGCGGGCGACATCACCGCGTACGCCGGCTGCGGCATCGTGGCCGAGTCGGTGCCCGAGCGCGAGTACCTCGAGACGAAGATGAAGTTCCGCCCCATCGTCGAGGCCTTCGCGTAGGCGTTCTCCCTCGGGTTTCGCTGCCTCTGTGACCTTTCGCTGGGCCAGTGGGCCCGCGCAAGGTCAAAGAGGCAGCGAAACCGGATCCGGAGCGCGCCTACGGGGTGGCGTAGGTCGGGATGAGGGAGTCGACCATCCAGCTCGAGTCCTCGGCGCGGGCGGCGCTGTCGGTGAAGCCCGAGTCGGGGATCATCAGGTACTGGGTCGGGTCGCCGCCGTCGTTCCAGGTGGGGTCGACCGCGAGCCACTGGCCGTCGACGAACACCTTGTTCCACGCGTGGGGCCCGCCGGAGAAGACGTCGCCGCTGACCACGATGGTCTGGACGCCCGCGGCGTTGGCCAGCGCGTTGAACGCGTAGGCGTAGCTCGCACACACCCCGATCCCCTGCAGCATGGTGCCGGTGGCGTTCCAGGCGTTCTCGTGTCCGGCCGGGATGCCGCTGTAGGACACGTCGAGGAGCGAGTCGAACGCCGCGTAGTCGTACTCAGCGTTGTCGACCAGCCAGCCGTTGAGCGCGGTGACCTTCTCGCGATCGCTCATGCCGTCCGAGACGACGCTCCCGACCACCTCGTCGACCCTCTGCTTGAGGTTCGCCTGCATCGTCTGGACCTCCTCCGTGGGGAGGGCGTAGGTGACGAGCATCGTGTCGCCGCCGTCCCGGAGGCTGTAGTTGCTGATGTTGAAGGCGTACGGGTTCTGCTCGCGCGCCTCCTCGAGCGCGTCGTACGGATCCGGGGCCCCGGGAGCGTCGACGTAGGCCGAGATGTCGATCAGCGCGGTCTGCGCGATCAGGTGCGCGGCGAGGAAGCGGACGAAGTCCGAGCTGCCGAAGACCGGATAGGCGACCTGCGGGGTCTCCGAGACAGGCTCCTCATCGGGCACCTCCGGAGCGACGAACTCGTCGAATCGCGGCATGCCCGTCGGAGGAGCGGCGGCCAGGGCGGCCGCGTTGAACTGGGCGATGGCGGCGGCGGGATCCGGCATGGATCGCTTGGTGATCGGGATCCACTCGCCGAGTTGCGTGTTGCGCCCACGGAGCGGCACGATCCAGCGGTCACCGTAGTCGAGGATGACCGACTCGTCGATGTAGGCGACGGTGGATCGGGTCCGCCCGTCGACGGAGGTGAACGGGAGGACCTTCTGCACGTTCTCGATGCCCTCGATGTAGCCGCTGGCGCCCCAGTTCTTCAGCGCGGTGGCGGTGTGGAACGCCACCTCTCGAGGCAACCAGCCCGCCACCTCCTCCATGTCGTAGGCGGGGAAGGACGAGTACCGCTGGCCGTCGGTCGCGATGACGCCGATGTCGTAGCCCAGGGTCGACGCCGCGATCTCCTCCTCCGACTCGGGCTGCTCGTAGCCGCCGGTGATCTCGTCCTCGGTGATGCCGCGGTAGCTGTAGGAGTCGAGACCGACGTTCTGCGCGGAGACGAAGGGCGCTTCCTTCACCTCGTAGTCCTCGATGGCGCCGGCCGACGACCATTCGGTGCCCTCGACCCTGTCGAGGATCTCCCACGACCCGTTGCCGTCGTCCGTCACCTCGTGCGTGACGACGAGATACCGCTCCGCCCCGTCCACCGGCGCCCAGGTGAGGCTGATGGTGCCGTCCTCCGCCGCCTTCCCGAACGTGACGTCGGGCGACTCGAGCGAGGGCTGGACCGTGAACTCCGTGACGAGCGGCTTCGCCCGTTCGGTGCCGTCCTTCTCGGCGCGGCTCACCAGGTAGTACTTGTCGTGCATGCCCCAGCTGCTCAGGGGGTCGCCCTCTTCGGCGATGGGGCCCGGGTTCTCGCCGAACGCCTCCCCCATCTCGTCACCCGAGATCGTCACCTC encodes:
- a CDS encoding isochorismate synthase codes for the protein MPATPSPVTQLRVETTRVDDPKYLLKFTDESSPLIWVRKAHGMAGIGEAVRLTFSGPDRMSEACEAWRAIVSAATVSDPVQAPGSGLIAFGTFAFDDSSTAESVLIVPRTIVGRRGDVSWVTRIRVEGDATPAPEPELRRLGEEYRLTLLPGEVSPDDYRAMVEAAVGRIAAGELSKVVLARDLRGHLPAGSDLRRVLYDLALGYPDCWTYAIDGFLGSSPETLVRVDHGTVSARVLAGTTARGADAVSDQERAVALATSAKDLDEHGFAVRSVLTALEPHSRGLATSEVPFTLKLPNLWHLASDVIGTLSDGSTSLDLIAALHPTAAVAGTPTADALALIRELEPFDRGRYAGPVGWVGADGDGEWAVALRSAQVDAAGDITAYAGCGIVAESVPEREYLETKMKFRPIVEAFA
- a CDS encoding transglutaminase domain-containing protein, which produces MSGTTGGTPAGWYQDPWDARGQRYWDGSQWTSHVHSADAATAVPAAAPAVSASPASAPSGPGAPTPPRRKRRGLMIGLVSGGVAMAAVIALVVGFVVVPAFTGEQQTIYSDKSALYDYTDPMLALERNHQFEIDVDYDLDAIDAAHAPDPDSSRGANDWAFEVYYDPALTKKAEFSVFQLDPGDEVTISGDEMGEAFGENPGPIAEEGDPLSSWGMHDKYYLVSRAEKDGTERAKPLVTEFTVQPSLESPDVTFGKAAEDGTISLTWAPVDGAERYLVVTHEVTDDGNGSWEILDRVEGTEWSSAGAIEDYEVKEAPFVSAQNVGLDSYSYRGITEDEITGGYEQPESEEEIAASTLGYDIGVIATDGQRYSSFPAYDMEEVAGWLPREVAFHTATALKNWGASGYIEGIENVQKVLPFTSVDGRTRSTVAYIDESVILDYGDRWIVPLRGRNTQLGEWIPITKRSMPDPAAAIAQFNAAALAAAPPTGMPRFDEFVAPEVPDEEPVSETPQVAYPVFGSSDFVRFLAAHLIAQTALIDISAYVDAPGAPDPYDALEEAREQNPYAFNISNYSLRDGGDTMLVTYALPTEEVQTMQANLKQRVDEVVGSVVSDGMSDREKVTALNGWLVDNAEYDYAAFDSLLDVSYSGIPAGHENAWNATGTMLQGIGVCASYAYAFNALANAAGVQTIVVSGDVFSGGPHAWNKVFVDGQWLAVDPTWNDGGDPTQYLMIPDSGFTDSAARAEDSSWMVDSLIPTYATP
- a CDS encoding class I SAM-dependent methyltransferase, which codes for MTKADLTKRPEQVSAMFDKVAAKYDRTNTVLSVGNATLWRIATTRAIAPRPGERILDIAAGTGTSSASIAASGAHVVAADFSPGMIEVGRSRQADNPGIEFVVADAMALPFGDDEFDAVTISFGLRNVSDPRVALGEFFRVTKPGGRLVICEFSTPPLGLVRGGYSFYLKRVMPALAKLASSNDAAYDYLGDSIEAWPDQPTLASWMRSAGYTDVAYRNLTAGIVALHRGVKPLVPASTPLSATTK
- a CDS encoding polyprenyl synthetase family protein; amino-acid sequence: MTSSLKRAVGRRSASLSLADRLFSTGEDRRTAALIEDAIDALEERLSVESRFAAGLVDVVARYLLEAGGKRVRPVLAFLVAQLGDGITPDVQTAAASIELTHLASLYHDDVMDDADQRRGVPSAQNVWGNSVAILTGDLLFARASQLLAQLGERAIRLQADTFERLCLGQLNETIGPGPDIDPIEHYIQVLSDKTGSLIAAAGQLGLIFSNAPSAYEEPVRVFGEKVGVAFQLVDDVLDLSPHSEETGKLAGTDIRAGVATLPVLYLREAAVTDAEAAALLERLTPEALESADAATADAAITALREHEVTQRTVAEARRWAAEATAALAPLPDGTVKKTLIRFADTVVERTS
- a CDS encoding FAD-dependent oxidoreductase, with product MTKLRLAIVGAGPAGIYAADLLQKAERHFDISIDLFEQLPAPYGLVRYGVAPDHPRIKGIITALREVLDSGVIRFFGNVRYGVDITLDDLKKHYNAVIFATGAIRDADLEIPGIDLAGSYGAADFVSWFDGHPDVPRTWPLEAESVAVIGNGNVALDVSRILAKHADDLLPTEIPANVYEILKASPVTDVHVFGRRGPAQVKFTPLELRELGEVPDVDMVVYDEDFDLDEASKAAIETNKQVFVINKVLNQWREREVGSASRRLHLHFYAKPLEVVDDGTGRVGAIRYERTEPDGAGGVRGTGEIREIPIQAIYRAVGYFGSPLDGIPFDDRHGVIPNHEGQVLDEHNEIIPGVYATGWIKRGPVGLIGHTKSDAMETLEHLKRDQANWWTPASPEEESIEELLRSRGVVWTDIEGWHRLDQHELALGEAEGRTRIKVVPRDEMVEISKA